The region TATAGAGAGGAAGACAGCAGACAGTCTAAAGAACTATTAGAAATTTGAACCTTGTGTTTAAACCTGACTAGTATAATCTAAAAGAATGATGGACTGCTGTAATGTCTTTAATGATCAACGAAAGTATAAGATTAAACCAAACCTTTACAAAAGTTTCACAACCAGAAAGTGAAGTTGTGAAGTTGTGGTTTATGTACAAAGCACAACATGGGTTCCAACTTGCATTGTAGTTTAGCATTGTTTGATCAggattgaaaatgtatttagtttttcCTCATATATAACTAAAGCAAAAGTTCACTTTACTtactttaattttgttttattttctgatgttttcgGTTTACTGATGATCATATTTTTTGTAACTAGATGTATTTTGTCTGAGACTTCTGTGACTatgcacaataaataaatgtacatgcTTTTACAACTTACTGCTACTGTACATACAATGTATGTTTTAGCCCATAGTCTCCCAATAATACCATTCTTTGAATTGCTTTTATTCCTATAGGTTTTATATTCtgtataaaacatgtttgaaaatacATCATATTCATCACCATGAcattgccacacacacacacacacacacacacacacacacacacacacacacacacacacacacacacacacacacacacacacacacacacacacacacacacacacacacacacacacactagagaaAATAACACCAGGGGTAAATGAAGGAaggaaaatatttctttgtatttattcatcagCTTTCTCAAACATGTGGTGAAGAGTATGTGGTCACCTTGACAAATCATGGCTGGATACATCAATGTAACATTCTGTGACCTTCTTCTTCATGCAGCTTTAGCTTGTCTGAAATGTCTTCTGCTCTAAAACAAGGAGAAACTGGCAGAATAAAGCAAGTTAAAAGTTTCCACTGTCTCAGGTATTTTACATGATCCATATTATTACTGACATCAAAAACAATTTagctacaaaataaatgtaaaatatttgaagaaagaaaactatGACGGCAATGCCAAAAATAGAGACAAGACCGCTCTGCATTCTTTTCACACATGACAAAAGTGCATTTTACATTCTGCAGACTTTTACATTagccttcatttttttcctcacaacaaagaaacaaacatatttGATGTCTTACTTTCATCCTTTGGACAAGGGACttgttttatactttatactttgaCAATAGAGAAATACCTGTACTCCTaggcatttatttttattgttgacatactgtatttctttctcttatttaaTTTCAGCACACATTCAGGACAATAGCCAAACTGCCAGTGGCGTGATCTGCAATGCTCTGAGCAAAGCCACCAAGCACTCCCAttattctcattttcttttgctgcatCACATCGTTTATGTTTTCTGCATTAATGGATGTGAGTCTCAGTGCTACAGATAGATTTTTTTCTTAGTAGAGTGCTGCCTGTTGCAGAGGTATGAGCAAATTCATTTCTGATTGACCATGTTCTCTATGTGTTTATAAGCATCTTCTTGTTGATTTAGTCCTTACTGAAGTCCAGTCCTGCTGCTAATGGTCACCTGCTGATGGTCGCTGCTATCAGAgggagcagagctgctgttAGAGGACTGGAGAGGCGCGTTGCTGAACCGCACTCCATGGCATTTTCCTGCAGAAGACAGTCATTTGTGATACATACGGAGCTGTACAGGGTAtgatattaaatattaacagGGTGGATTCACTCTTGTTTTATCTGGGAAAGACAGTAGTGGATGCCAATAAATGTGAACTGTTGTTTTTGAACTAGTTCACtcttatttttgcagttttggccatcatttcgATTGATCATGataggttgtaaacaagccaacagtttagccaaattatctaaaccacttccACCTGAAATAGTgttaataatccctcattgtaCAGGAAAACTGCACGTATGGTACGGTTAGAGGTGAAGCAGTAAGTTGGTCTCTAAACTGATTTTTTGGGTGATAATTTTACCATTCACCCTCAGTTCaccttcagtttttttttatccaaataAGCTTGCTAACCTCTGGGTTTATTTAAGACCAGCATGAttcaacacctttttttttttttgcaatatcACTGCGTTCCGgtatctcagcaattaacttggtgagtacaaACATATTATTACCAATAAGAATTGttgccaaaactacaaaaattaGACTCAAGCTGTAAAGCTGTTATGAACTGAAATCATCCTGTAAAGATCGAATTGCACATAAATTGTTTGTCTTCCATGAAGCTAGAATTCATAAAAGTGGTCATCTTGCTTCATGATTGATGCGTGTCTTATAGATTGATCTGCAGTATCTATGGAGTTAATTGTGACATTCATATGATCTTATAAATACTTACTGTTAGTTGGTTTATTATGTCATTACAGTTGAACAAGATGAGGCTGAGCTTTGACCCTAATAAGTAGCAAATGTGATGTAAACCACAATAGACAAGCATTGTGGATGGCTGGGTAGCATTATGTACGTCACAAAATCTATCTTTGACATAAATGTAGCTTCACAGGTTGCAGTCTAACGCTCCAGGCATGTACTGTATAATATCATTAGAGACATgattcgacattttgggaactatGCTCactcgctttcttgctgagagttagttGAGAAGGTCGATATCACTCACGTCTGTACggaaaatatgaagctacagcagccggttagcttagcttagcataaagactgaaagcagaggggaaacaggtagcctggctctgtccaagggtaaaccagcacctctaaagctcactaattaacatgttatatcttgtttgtttaattcatacaaaatccaaagtgtaaaaacaaaagttttgtggggggttatgtgccagactatttcttggccaggtgaagtgacttcctggagtcaccGTGAGGCcaccaggaagtcactgtgcctggccaagaaatactCCGGCACATAAACCAGACTGTTAGTTCCTGTGCTCCAGTATCAACTTCACTGTATAGCTCTACATGTAGTCACACGCTTgtatgcagacaaacacacattctcataCCTCAGGGTGGAAAGGGTGACATGAGTCGGgcttctttctgtccttctgaAACTTCAGTCTGTCACATTTCAGTGACTCGTTGTGTTCAAAGGCGTCAAGGGTGTAAATAAATTAACATGTTCAGAGCTTcaccaacatacacacagttagCCTGATGTGAAAAGGAACACTTGAGTGTTGTAACCACAAAAATGAACCctaaagatgaaataaaacatttctcacaCTCAGTATTATTATGATCTAATCGggagctgaaatgaaaatgctttcAGAAAATATTTCCACATGTCCAACATCTGTGTTTCACCTAAAAAGGATATACATGATCTCGATGGGATCCATGGTTACTGGAGGAGCACTGCTGCAGTCACACTTGTTGTCCACAACAACCATGAAGAGGTTGCTGCTGGGAATCTGCTGTATGACAAAAGACCTGCAGcccaaacagagacagaggctggaattaaaatgttaaatgaatagTAACAGACTGAACACCGACTGTTTAATATGGATGGATATTATTAGCAAAGGGGGTGATTGATGATTCACTGTGTAACTATTTTAAATTTGGCCTGAAGCAGTACCTGATACAGCCCTCGCAGTCAATGTTGCCTGTTGTTTCTTTGATGGTGCGTTCAGAGACAAAGGCAGGGTATTCTGTATCACACGGCACCATCATGGTTTTACCTCGAGGTCTCTGAGCTGAATGTGTGACAAAGCAAGTTTAACTCAACCGCAGACGTTGACAAAACCACACATAAACTCCCTCTCACACATTCACCTCCctttctctcacaaacacacacacacacacacacacacacacacacacacacacacacacacacacacacacacactttaccttTAACTGAAAGGTCGACATTCCACCAGCTGTACAGGTTAAATTCTAGCAGAAAactttagaaaaaaataaaacacatcatattaaaacaaatgtttccaaTGATAGTTATGAGGAAATATTCATTAATGAGTTAACACAAGGATAAGCATTAGCTAATGTCTTCATAAAAGGGTATAAATACTTAAAGAAGACATTCATTACCATTTAAGCACattaactgaaaataatgaatattaagTAACCATTAATCAATGTATCTTGTTACTGGTTGACATGTTGAGTTAAGAACTAATATTAGTACATGGTTGATAGGATgcaatatgtaaatgtgtttatagcTGAGGTATTTGATGAaacaattgtattttttttttatgttcatccACTTATGTCTCCATTCTTTAACTTATAACTTTGTTAAGTTACTACATTTTGTTCTTatcaaatattatttattaatataccCTTAGTATTAAGAGTTACATCATATCATATAATTTATAGGcccatataatatataaaaagtgTTATTCTTACATGACAAGTTCAGTCAGGAGCCACTTCACAGCAGAGAAtggctgaaagagaaagaagagcataaaatgtcagaatctgtgtgcaataatgaaataatgttcATTGTGAAACTGCTCTGTACTGATGTTCCATCAGTGTGCAAACAGTGTTCACCACAAACCCTGTGAGGTTTATCGAGGTCTATGCTGATGGTTTTAAATGTAGACGTACAGTAGTGTACCACAGACGATAAAGTACTTGCATGTGATGTCTATATCTTGAAATCTACCAGCCGATGTTCTGTCTGCACACTTACGTCTGACAAAGTGCGAGCGCTGTCGCTGCTCCCAGCGTACTCTTTGCACAGGGCCTGGTAATCATACAGCGTGATCCTGCGACACAAAGGGAGCAGCAGAGTTTTTAATAAACATCAAATATGACACGGGTGACGTCATGCTTTTAAGCTTAGGTTTAATGTATCAGTTCATGGCTCAGAGAAGTGTTATATTGTGTCTCCGACCTTTTGAACGACCCCATTTGGAGAAGTTTGTTCATAACGGCACCCTCCACCTCTCCAAAGAAGAGCCCTGTCTGAGAGAGAAGTTATGTCAAAGCACATGAGCACatagcttcacacacacacacacacacacacacacacacacacacacacacacacacacacacaaaacactcaaatataaacattattGAATCTCTTTGGGAAGTGTGAAATGTCTGccttcctccatctttcatcAAACTTTCCTCAGGATCTTTCAACTTTCCTTTTTTGGAGGAATGGTCCAGTGTTGCTACACACATGCTCAAGACTTGTGGGAAAACATTTGATGAGAATTGAAGCAGTTATAAAAGGGGGACATGTATTTAGGTGTCTCCATTATTTCAACTTTTGCTCATAGATGTAAATATGTTAACgccaacatgcacacagtacCTGAGACTGCTCCTCTGTGACAAGAATGAAGCCATTGTTGTCAATGAGATAACAGTTAATGTCCTGTCAGGAAGGTGAATAAAAAGATTACGTTAACAAAACAAcctgaatttgttttttcatatgCCAGAGCTGTGTGACTGTTTTTACCTCGTTATCACAGCTAATGCTACATTTTCCATCCAGAGCTGTACactgagcagaaaacacaaggaGTTTAGTTTCAAACTTAATTAGGGAGctcattttattgtaattttattcaattttattgTCGCAGTAGTTGTTGTGTAGTAACCTGTCTGCAGGCAGTCCAGAACTTCCTCTGAAAGAACTCGAGCTTCATCTGGATCCCCACAGCTGAGCACAAGACCGAGCACAATATCCAAACATAAGTATCAACATGAGGATAGCAATGATAAGAAAGATGCTTTAGAGGCTGTTACCTGCAACAATTGGAGACTTTCTGTCATCGAGGAGCTGAATTGCTGTGCTGGCCAAAACCACACTCTTATTTTCTAAAGCtagagaggaagagaataaaCTACGAGTCATTTGTCCAGATTACATTTTCTGCTCACTAGATGGTGCCCTTTACTCAGCAGCCCCAGCCTCAGAAGAAACCGCAGTACCAGTCCATTACTTTACAGTAATGGAGTCCAGTCAGAGCTTTTTTCTGCAGCCAGATGACTCTAATAATTCTGAAATGGGGGCTGCAATAGGACATTTTCAGGTTATGAGTGGATGCAGTCATCATTAACAGAGGAAAGGTGGTAAATGTCCTGGAGAGTGAAGCTGAATTCTCCATCCTCTGGCTAGCAGACAGAATGTGGGCCACATTAACTGCAGGAAAGCAGTGAGGGAAGTGAGCTGTGCTGCACATCCTATCAGTGGAAACCAGTAAAAACCACAATCCATAACAAAAAGAGGGACATAGAAAAAGACTGATTTAgatgttaaaatgctgaatGACTAAGGCAACCAGATGGATTTCCAAAGAGGGATTTTACATAATGCTGCACTCGATAATTTAAAGTATATTAAGAGAGACTTGTATAACATAAGGTGCAGATCATTTAGCAGCAATAGGCAGATAGACTTATGTCTTGTGTAGTTTTGTATGGACTCAGggaacttttattttgtactgcAGACCTGTGCTGAAGGGGATGGAGTAGACAAATGTGCCGGGGACCTGCTCCGCTGCTCTCTTGTACCACAGAGGGAAGTGATCAGCATTAAACACACCCTCCTTGTCCTCCGCTGTCAGGAAATCTCTGAGGAAGCACGCAGAATGAAATCGAGGTGAGGAGCAACGGATTAGATTCATCAAGCACAATCACGGCCTCGCCCTCGAGCTGTAATTAATGATTAGAGAAATGTTGAGCGCCGCCACTCACCGATTGGACAGCTGATCTGCCGGTACAAACAAGTTGGTTCTCGACAGGCCAGTTCGTGTACCCAGGAAGGCGATCTCCACTCCTTTGTCTGAGTTCCTGTTGGTATAATGTGGAGCAGTGCTGCATAAACACATCTGTGCTTCCTTTTTCAGTGCTTTCCCTGAATATTCCTGACTGATGTTTAAACACAATTATAACATGCCACATGTAATTtaggtttttcctttaaatgcATGATGTAGGACATttataaatgttatatataaatgCTGATTAAACTGAATGGTGTACGGAAGAAAGTTCTTGACGCAGCTAAAGTAGCTCTCCTTTTGGAGGAATACTGTAAAAATAATTAGTTAGACCATAGACTGCCATAGAGTCAGACTGTATGCTGTCTTCTCAAACTCGCTtgctttttattcattcatatcaaATTATGCATTTGGGTTTGGGTGTCCATGTCCGTCTTTTCACTCACTACTGTGTGCCTCGTCTGTTATCACTGGATAGCCAACCAGGGGGAGTCATTAGCTCCAGAAGTTCATGTCAAAATTGGACATGGTGGACTACATGAGTCAGAACCTTTTACATCCTGCAAGAAGTGGTGAGGAAGGTTTTGCCACTATACTCACCACTGCATAGCAAGGAAACTGTGTCTGGGTGAGCACAAAGAGACTCATAACAAAAAgactaactttggaagatataCACtcaattttacttaagtaagactGATGAAGGCacatattagcttcagctgaactgtgaaatgcatttttgcacagaaggGCTTTTACATTGAAATTGCTTAAAGAAGCTTGTACATACAGGAGGAAAAATTAAAGCAACCAACAGTGCTTTCAGTGCACATGTGGGCTtttgagtattgttttaagtcATACTTGAAAGAATAGGAAACTATCATTAAATGGTTAAGCGATATGACTTTAATGTTTCTTTCTATAACTTTCAAAATACAATGGTTTATAAAGGGGTTGTAACTAATGACTTTGTTAATAGTTaataatgctttatagatcagttataagccattaataagaatCATTTTTGGGTTAAATTATTGTGCACTATCATAAGAACCTTTAATTTATAATTGCAGATgacttacatttacatttaattattaGAAAACCCTAATTAACACCTTTCATTAATGACTTAACACTTGTACCTGCAAAGAGAATTGAAAAAGACCTGAAAAGAGAATATGAAGTGAGAATATAAAGTTACACCAAAATGTTCTTACTCTGACTTGTTGAGGGCCAGGCCAGTCCAGTAGGCCTCCAGTGGAGCAGTGACCACAGCATCAAACAACACTTCCTGGATCAGCTCTCTGTCACCTGCAGAATATTGCAGAGCAGTTTGAAGACCTGATTAACAAATACAGACCTTTCTGACCCTTATGTTTAAGGCTCCATGTAGTCTAATTAATACCGGTCTGACTCAGATGTCTCTTACACTTGAGGTGTGGTCTTTGGCCCGTCATGAAGAGCTTGATGGCTTGAATCTGGGTCAGGTGACGGTGCTCgtgctgctcctctgtgttgCAGTAAGTCCTGTTGTCCAAACAGAGCCACACTGTTACATCACAGGCCTCCACATCCCTGATGAACACAGAGGGATAACCTACATAACGCATGAATGCCCACTCCCATAACCCCAGCGTTACCATTCATCTGCCAGGGCAACATCTGGCTGTTCCAGATCACGGAGCCCTGAAAAACACAAGTCAGTAACGCTTGAGCAATGCCAGCCTGATACAATAAGCCCTCCCAAACAAGCAGGTCAGACTGACATGCATCTCACTGTATTCAGCCTTTTGTTAATAGAGTAAATGTCAGAGCTGGAGTGACATACCGGCTTCAACTGATACGTTTCCTCTGAAGAAGTACTTTCCATGGCCTCTGGAGAGAGCCACTCCAACACTGGAGgcacaaacagaggagagaatcAACCAGTCGgtcaacattttactttcacAGAGACGTTAAAGTCGTTTTAGGATTGTAATCAAACTTTCCATCCACCTGAATGGTGTTCCCTTGATGTCAGTGTAGTAATAGTCATTGTGCATCTTCAAGACACGCCtctgaaagagcagaaaaagaagtgCAGAGGAGATTTGCTCCTTCAGTCaagagacaacagagaaagaacaaCTTTCATCTGATAGGGAGACACTAATCATCTTTATCTGCAGCCTCACCCCTCGATCCACAGTCTTCTTCGCCTCCATAGAGAAAGTCCCTGTCCTCCTGTTCACCATAGCGTTTCGTAGCTGAAAGATAAAGCACACAAAGGGGCACATAGAGCGGAGAAGTCGAGGCTGGGTCATTGATCCAGCAGCCTGTTTGTGCTGCCATTTTACTGGGATACTGAGAACAGAGTCATGCCTTGATAATTTGTAGGGTCAATGTGAAATAATACATCATTTACTGGACAAACTACTGAACATTGTGTCAGTTGCAGTCACACAATGTTGCATGTAGGCGAAAGTACATCTAGTGTTTCATATTGCACGAAAAATATATTTGCACAGAAGAAGACTTTTTTCTATGGTTTTTAGGGGTTTAACACGTACGATATCATCTTTGTCTTCCCACTCCACCTCAGAGAGATCCACGCTGCTGTAGTTgggtttcctcctcttctgacCGTCCTGATACTGCACAGAGGAACACAATATACACAATTTAATAATCCCTTTTGTGCAATGACATTTTGACTCAACCACGGCTTAAAAT is a window of Enoplosus armatus isolate fEnoArm2 chromosome 3, fEnoArm2.hap1, whole genome shotgun sequence DNA encoding:
- the cacna2d3 gene encoding voltage-dependent calcium channel subunit alpha-2/delta-3, giving the protein MLGDWRILLSHTCSTSLLLLWILVGLNVVEEVAGSQQGIPLSVVKLWASAFGGEIKSISAKYSGSQLLQKKYKEFEKSVRVEEIDGVKLVKNLAVKMEEVFRKKAEATRRLVEAAEEAHHQHEDNPDLQYEYFNAVLINEVDETGNNVELGGEFLLEPNDHFNNLSVNLSLSVVQVPTNMYNKDPDIVNGVYWSEALNKVFVDNFERDPTLIWQYFGSAKGFFRQYPGVKWHPDEHGVIGFDCRNRKWYIQAATSPKDVVILVDVSGSMKGLRLTIARQTVSSILDTLGDDDFFNIIAYNQEIHYVEPCLNGTLVRADRTNKDHFREHLDKLFAKGIGLLGEALAEAFTILNDFNQTGRGSVCSQAIMLVTDGATEMYDDVFEKYNWPERKVRIFPYLIGRESAFADNLKWMACANKGYFSQISTLADVQENVMRYLHVMSRPKVIDHEHDTVWTEAYVDSALSQAHKLKEKAGPSLMTTVAMPVFSTKNETKNQGILLGVVGTDIPLQELMKLIPKHMLGIHGYAFAITNNGYILTHPDLRPLYQDGQKRRKPNYSSVDLSEVEWEDKDDILRNAMVNRRTGTFSMEAKKTVDRGRRVLKMHNDYYYTDIKGTPFSVGVALSRGHGKYFFRGNVSVEAGLRDLEQPDVALADEWTYCNTEEQHEHRHLTQIQAIKLFMTGQRPHLKCDRELIQEVLFDAVVTAPLEAYWTGLALNKSENSDKGVEIAFLGTRTGLSRTNLFVPADQLSNRDFLTAEDKEGVFNADHFPLWYKRAAEQVPGTFVYSIPFSTENKSVVLASTAIQLLDDRKSPIVAAVGIQMKLEFFQRKFWTACRQCTALDGKCSISCDNEDINCYLIDNNGFILVTEEQSQTGLFFGEVEGAVMNKLLQMGSFKRITLYDYQALCKEYAGSSDSARTLSDPFSAVKWLLTELVIFLLEFNLYSWWNVDLSVKAQRPRGKTMMVPCDTEYPAFVSERTIKETTGNIDCEGCIRSFVIQQIPSSNLFMVVVDNKCDCSSAPPVTMDPIEIMYNESLKCDRLKFQKDRKKPDSCHPFHPEENAMECGSATRLSSPLTAALLPLIAATISR